The proteins below come from a single Eucalyptus grandis isolate ANBG69807.140 chromosome 3, ASM1654582v1, whole genome shotgun sequence genomic window:
- the LOC104436756 gene encoding casein kinase 1-like protein 3 codes for MERVVGGKYKLGRKIGSGSFGEIFLASHIDTLEIVAVKIENNKTKHPQLLYEAKLYNILQGGSGIPSFKWAGVDGEDNVLVLDLLGPSLEDLFVYCGRKFSLKTVIMLADQMLTRIEYVHSKGFLHRDIKPDNFLMGLGRKANQVYVIDFGLAKRYRDATTNRHIPYRENKNLTGTARYASCNTHLGIEQSRRDDLESLGYVLLYFLRGSLPWQGLKAATKKQKYDKICEKKLSTPIEVLCKSHPVEFASYFHYCHSLTFDQRPDYGFLKRLFRDLFSREGYELDYVFDWTILKYQQAQKSKTQPRMSPVAGGSSNPVVPMKMENNQGNTSAAYSVEAKERLRLGGAAGPAVQMQFKSPKGKNPRDEQPANKHAIGEASMPSTSFALGGITKRNTLKNQFLAEAANSGNDNGNRVGQSSSWISSLQRNSSAK; via the exons ATGGAACGCGTCGTCGGCGGCAAGTACAAGCTCGGCCGCAAGATCGGCAGCGGATCCTTTGGCGAAATTTTCCTCG CGTCGCACATCGACACGCTGGAGATCGTCGCCGTGAAAATC GAGAACAACAAGACAAAACATCCGCAGCTGCTATATGAGGCCAAATTGTACAACATTCTTCAAGGAGGGA GCGGTATTCCCAGCTTTAAGTGGGCTGGCGTGGATGGAGAAGATAACGTGCTCGTTCTCGATTTGCTCGGGCCCAGTCTCGAGGACTTGTTCGTGTATTGTGGGAGGAAGTTTTCGTTAAAGACGGTCATCATGTTGGCTGATCAAATG CTAACCAGAATTGAATATGTGCACTCAAAGGGATTTCTTCACAGAGATATCAAACCTGATAACTTTCTCATGGGTCTTGGTCGGAAAGCAAATCAG GTTTATGTAAttgattttgggcttgcaaAAAGATATCGAGATGCTACAACCAACCGGCATATCCCATATAG GgagaacaaaaatttaactGGCACTGCAAGGTATGCGAGTTGTAATACTCATCTTGGCATCG AACAAAGCCGTCGAGATGATCTGGAGTCACTTGGATATGTACTGCTATATTTTCTTCGAGGAAG CCTCCCGTGGCAGGGATTGAAGGCAGCCACAAAGAAgcaaaaatatgacaaaatatgTGAGAAGAAGTTATCAACTCCTATTGAG GTTTTGTGCAAATCTCATCCGGTGGAATTCGCATCATATTTCCATTATTGTCACTCATTGACATTTGATCAACGGCCAGATTATGGATTTTTAAAGCGCCTTTTCCGTGACTTGTTTTCTCGTGAAG GATATGAATTGGACTATGTCTTTGACTGGACCATCCTTAAGTACCAGCAAGCCCAAAAGAGCAAAACTCAGCCTCGGATGTCT CCAGTTGCTGGGGGAAGCAGCAATCCTGTGGTGccaatgaaaatggaaaataatcaaG GAAATACTAGCGCTGCCTATTCGGTTGAGGCCAAAGAGCGTCTTAGATTGGGTGGTGCTGCTGGTCCTGCTGTGCAGATGCAATTTAAGTCGCCAAAGGGCAAAAACCCGAGAGATGAACAACCTGCTAACAAGCAT GCCATTGGTGAAGCTAGCATGCCATCGACTTCCTTTGCTCTGGGTGGTATCACCAAAAGGAATACTCTGAAAAACCAATTTTTAGCTGAAGCTGCAAACTCTGGCAATGACAATGGTAATAGAGTTGGTCAGTCGAGCAGCTGGATTTCATCACTCCAGCGTAATTCATCTGCCAAATAA
- the LOC104436754 gene encoding LOW QUALITY PROTEIN: transmembrane protein 234 homolog (The sequence of the model RefSeq protein was modified relative to this genomic sequence to represent the inferred CDS: deleted 1 base in 1 codon): protein MIGDVEKMVAVGLVWGATNALMRRGAILWDQSLKSPPPPPPAGPQHRRKIHRRALASLRSWLGLILIWQYSVPFVINLSASATFFAILSHAPISLAVPVTNATTFAATAVCGAALGEETRLGPAVLGTGLIVVGVWLCIL, encoded by the exons ATGATCGGCGACGTAGAAAAGATGGTCGCCGTCGGTCTCGTCTGGGGCGCCACCAATGCCCTCATGCGGCGGGGCGCGATCCTCTGGGACCAATCCCTCaagtcgccgccgccgccgccgcccgccggtccCCAGCACCGCCGCAAGATCCACCGGAGAGCCCTCGCCTCGCTCAGGAGCTGGCTCGGCCTCATCCTGATCTGGCAGTACTCGGTCCCCTTCGTGATCAACCTCTCGGCC TCCGCCACTTTCTTCGCCATCCTGAGCCACGCGCCGATCTCCCTCGCCGTGCCCGTGACCAACGCGACCACGttcgccgccaccgccgtctGCGGCGCGGCCCTCGGCGAGGAGACCCGCTTGGGTCCCGCGGTTCTGGGTACGGGTCTCATCGTTGTCGGTGTCTGGCTTTGCATCTTGTGA
- the LOC104436755 gene encoding probable xyloglucan endotransglucosylase/hydrolase protein 26 translates to MASLHVLLMALVLCGIALHQSHVEAKFSKSMYINWGTQHCSISGNGEDVQLVLDQNSGSGIQSKRAFLFGSIEMLIKLVPGNSAGTVTAYYLSSTGSRHDEIDFEFLGNVSGQPYIIHTNIYTQGNGSREQQFYPWFDPTAAYHNYTIHWNPTEVVWYIDGLPIRVFRNYESEGIAYPNKQGMRVYSSLWNADNWATRGGLVKIDWSSAPFRAGLHNFRARACKWTGPVSITQCAATSPANWWTAPTYSQLSFAKLGQMKWVRDNYMIYNYCNDTKRFNGQMPPECSKPQY, encoded by the exons ATGGCTAGCTTACATGTCTTGTTGATGGCCCTCGTCCTGTGTGGAATCGCGCTGCATCAAAGCCATGTCGAGGCCAAGTTCTCCAAGAGCATGTACATCAACTGGGGCACTCAACATTGCTCCATTTCAGGCAATGGCGAAGACGTGCAGCTTGTTTTGGACCAAAATTCAG GCTCCGGAATTCAATCAAAGAGGGCCTTCTTGTTTGGAAGCATTGAGATGCTAATCAAACTGGTACCCGGAAACTCTGCCGGAACAGTCACTGCATACTAC CTTTCGTCTACTGGAAGCCGGCACGAtgagatagactttgagttCCTAGGCAATGTGTCCGGGCAACCGTACATCATCCACACCAACATCTACACACAAGGTAACGGAAGCAGAGAACAACAATTTTACCCATGGTTTGACCCAACAGCTGCCTACCATAATTACACCATCCACTGGAATCCAACAGAAGTTGT GTGGTACATTGATGGATTGCCAATTCGAGTATTCAGAAACTACGAGAGCGAGGGAATAGCATATCCAAACAAGCAAGGGATGAGGGTCTACTCGAGCCTATGGAATGCGGATAACTGGGCGACAAGAGGAGGTCTAGTCAAGATTGACTGGAGCAGTGCACCATTCAGAGCAGGACTACATAATTTCagggcgagggcttgcaagtGGACCGGACCCGTCAGCATAACCCAGTGCGCCGCCACTTCGCCGGCCAACTGGTGGACAGCCCCGACCTACAGCCAACTGAGCTTTGCTAAGCTTGGGCAAATGAAGTGGGTCAGAGACAACTACATGATCTACAATTACTGCAATGACACCAAAAGGTTCAATGGCCAGATGCCTCCTGAATGCTCCAAACCCCAGTACTAA
- the LOC104436753 gene encoding protein SPEAR1 isoform X1 encodes MGSSFFGDPNMRGSSSSSSNSTRKSKKSNPDKPKQPQRGLGVAQLEKIRLHGQLGCPSFLPSNSLPNPYHHPHPHQPSTFAQEDLRMQNAYSSIPSSSFSHSSSSSPSASYGFNPHLMVGLSDYERANIRYDDSQPTNIASWNAGNGILEIPQYGQHPNMTRHLLNLQVEDSQEKKNKKHRSSSTGSSSQNSESNDNQEVDLELRLSL; translated from the exons ATGGGGAGCAGTTTCTTTGGGGATCCGAACATGAGAGGCTCGTCTTCGTCGTCGTCGAACTCGACaaggaagagcaagaagagCAACCCGGACAAGCCGAAACAGCCGCAGAGGGGGCTTGGGGTTGCTCAATTGGAGAAGATCAGATTGCATGGCCAATTGGGTTGTCCCAGCTTCCTTCCCAGCAATTCACTCCCCAACCCTTATcaccatcctcatcctcatcaacCCTCCACCTTCGCTCAa GAGGATTTGAGAATGCAAAATGCTTATTCATCAATACCATCATCATCCTTCTCTCActcttcatcttcctctccCTCAGCTTCTTATGGATTCAACCCCCACTTGATG GTGGGTTTGAGTGATTATGAGAGAGCAAACATCAGATATGATGATTCCCAGCCTACTAATATCGCAAG TTGGAACGCTGGCAATGGCATCTTGGAGATCCCACAATATGGGCAACACCCAAATATGACCAGACACctccttaatcttcaagttgAG GATTCTcaagagaagaagaacaagaagcacAGAAGCAGCTCGACAGGCTCGAGCAGCCAAAACTCCGAGTCTAACGACAACCAAGAAGTAGATTTGGAGCTCAGACTCTCGCTCTGA
- the LOC104436753 gene encoding protein SPEAR1 isoform X2, translated as MGSSFFGDPNMRGSSSSSSNSTRKSKKSNPDKPKQPQRGLGVAQLEKIRLHGQLGCPSFLPSNSLPNPYHHPHPHQPSTFAQVGLSDYERANIRYDDSQPTNIASWNAGNGILEIPQYGQHPNMTRHLLNLQVEDSQEKKNKKHRSSSTGSSSQNSESNDNQEVDLELRLSL; from the exons ATGGGGAGCAGTTTCTTTGGGGATCCGAACATGAGAGGCTCGTCTTCGTCGTCGTCGAACTCGACaaggaagagcaagaagagCAACCCGGACAAGCCGAAACAGCCGCAGAGGGGGCTTGGGGTTGCTCAATTGGAGAAGATCAGATTGCATGGCCAATTGGGTTGTCCCAGCTTCCTTCCCAGCAATTCACTCCCCAACCCTTATcaccatcctcatcctcatcaacCCTCCACCTTCGCTCAa GTGGGTTTGAGTGATTATGAGAGAGCAAACATCAGATATGATGATTCCCAGCCTACTAATATCGCAAG TTGGAACGCTGGCAATGGCATCTTGGAGATCCCACAATATGGGCAACACCCAAATATGACCAGACACctccttaatcttcaagttgAG GATTCTcaagagaagaagaacaagaagcacAGAAGCAGCTCGACAGGCTCGAGCAGCCAAAACTCCGAGTCTAACGACAACCAAGAAGTAGATTTGGAGCTCAGACTCTCGCTCTGA